One window of Papaver somniferum cultivar HN1 chromosome 9, ASM357369v1, whole genome shotgun sequence genomic DNA carries:
- the LOC113312039 gene encoding uncharacterized protein LOC113312039 has translation MKLNEEPNTLNFHLGSSEKASLNDSSRNPIKSQKANKASRVKATVSGQSEKVANGEKSMYEHQLEIDNNQFVKTLSWNCQGLGHKNTRQQLENLVLSQNPDILFLSETKQLKPFVEKTLNKYLYYNCVCHDPVGSAGGLAVSWDISYKDSRKDNSWKLVNQMGENMNKPWLVLGDLNVILNKEEKRGSNPANSSDIRKFSAMFNNLGLKDIGFLGFPFTWSNHQEGDKHIEERLDRGMENGQCIIQFPNASLRHLNHSGSDHSAILMNTLFIVKMVSSLLNSLAFIRKSRIVGT, from the exons ATGAAGTTAAATGAG GAGCCAAATACTCTCAACTTCCATCTAGGATCTTCAGAAAAAGCCTCCCTCAATGATAGTAGCAGAAATCCCATCAAGTCTCAAAAGGCGAACAAAGCAAGTAGGGTGAAGGCAACCGTAAGTGGGCAAAGTGAAAAGGTAGCAAACGGGGAGAAATCTATGTATGAACATCAATTGGAGATCGATAATAATCAG TTTGTTAAAACTTTGTCTTGGAATTGCCAGGGTCTAGGTCATAAAAACACTAGACAGCAACTAGAAAATTTGGTCCTCTCCCAAAACCCCGACATATTATTCCTCTCTGAAACCAAACAATTGAAGCCCTTTGTTGAAAAAACTCTAAATAAATATTTGTATTATAATTGTGTGTGTCATGATCCTGTTGGTAGTGCTGGTGGTTTGGCTGTTTCTTGGGATAT TTCTTATAAGGATAGCAGAAAAGATAACTCTTGGAAATTGGTTAACCAGATGGGTGAAAACATGAATAAACCTTGGTTAGTTTTAGGAGACTTGAATGTTATTCTTAATAAGGAAGAGAAAAGAGGTAGTAATCCTGCCAATAGCTCTGATATTAGAAAGTTTTCTGCCATGTTCAATAATCTTGGATTAAAGGATATTGGTTTTCTTGGATTTCCATTCACTTGGTCTAATCACCAGGAGGGAGATAAACATATAGAAGAAAGACTTGATAGAGGAATGGAAAATGGGCAATGTATTATCCAATTCCCAAATGCTAGCCTGAGACATCTAAATCATTCTGGGTCTGACCACTCTGCTATTTTGATGAATACTTTATTCATTGTCAAAATGGTTTCAagccttttaaattctttggccTTTATCAGGAAGAGCAGAATTGTAGGGACATAA